The Episyrphus balteatus chromosome 4, idEpiBalt1.1, whole genome shotgun sequence genome includes a window with the following:
- the LOC129918101 gene encoding uncharacterized protein LOC129918101, translating to MTFPTSGLVVFSALLAAEVLITEAEFNSKFLNFIEHINKVQKFESVFLLKSSQKPYFDDEFIRNITTSVDIPVILSTETSSFYLREFFNDNILTIVQFEGNDLLLQRLAEYLQHLRFCKTIFTLGSSSRNDLELGRVFNSCWKNRMINVLAVFQDFSTSSAFFSYNNIANFTIEEFIWKKKKNSNVFPNRMRNLQGTFLPVVFGGAEPATIISENSSGDTIVGGYLGDFFKSFAKKHNARLNTSSAKTSVSSFNIHKRILNGTVEISGGSMILLQDSFKWFSYPYIVCDWGVMLPIEQSIPIYKVFAFVFHWEAFVLTIIVLISLSSSLAIAAKFTGSSRNLVLRDLFFNIDPFRGMLGQSISEEPRAPLSLKILYTLIFLFGIMIVTSYDAFLQSFMTEPPRGKMIKSFDDLKKSGLKIYADQGDIDELLNKIRPDFMKKYSNLFQGETNFSIFTSFRDTLNTKNAFTVIQPKWNFYENQQNFFGQQLFRWSKELTLLKNILSPISINENSIYRKILNLYVLETQSSGLMEQWQKRSFYELVELGRIKKLDVEYKAKFKQMKVEDLKWIWIMIGLAFGVALMCLVGEICIVRLKNK from the coding sequence ATGACTTTTCCCACGAGTGGGCTTGTCGTCTTCAGTGCATTGCTCGCTGCAGAGGTCTTAATAACAGAAGctgaattcaattcaaaatttttgaatttcattgaaCACATCAATAAAGTGCAAAAATTTGAAAgtgtttttcttcttaaatcCTCTCAGAAACCTTATTTTGATGACGAATTCATCCGAAATATTACAACTTCAGTTGATATTCCAGTAATTCTATCAACTGAAACTTCTTCATTTTACTTAAGGGAATTCTTCAATGATAATATTTTGACAATAGTTCAATTTGAGGGAAATGATTTACTTCTTCAACGACTAGCTGAATATCTTCAACACCTTCGattctgtaaaacaattttcaccCTCGGGAGTTCTTCAAGAAATGATTTGGAACTGGGAAGAGTTTTCAATTCCTGCTGGAAGAATAGAATGATCAATGTGTTAGCAGTTTTTCAAGATTTCTCCACTTCTTCAGCTTTCTTCAGCTACAATAATATCGCAAATTTTACAATTGAAGAATTCATctggaaaaagaagaagaattctAATGTTTTTCCAAATCGAATGAGGAACCTTCAAGGCACATTTTTGCCAGTTGTTTTCGGAGGAGCAGAACCAGCAACAATCATTTCAGAAAATTCTAGCGGTGATACAATTGTTGGAGGCTATTTAGGGGACTTCTTCAAGTCTTTTGCTAAGAAACACAACGCCCGTTTGAACACTTCGAGTGCAAAAACTTCAGTATCGTCTTTTAACATACATAAACGTATTTTAAATGGAACAGTTGAAATATCAGGTGGAAGTATGATACTTCTACAAGATTCATTTAAATGGTTTTCATATCCTTACATTGTTTGCGATTGGGGTGTAATGTTGCCCATTGAACAGAGTATACCCATTTACAAAGTGTttgcatttgtttttcattgggAAGCATTTGTTTTGACAATAATCGTACTGATATCGCTATCTAGTTCGCTTGCAATAGCTGCTAAATTCACAGGATCAAGTCGAAATTTAGTTTTACGTGATTTATTCTTCAACATTGATCCTTTTCGTGGAATGTTAGGACAGTCAATTTCTGAAGAACCTAGAGCTCCTTTGAGTCTAAAAATCTTATACACACTGATATTTTTGTTCGGAATCATGATTGTAACTTCATACGATGCATTTCTTCAGTCATTCATGACCGAACCTCCAAGaggaaaaatgataaaatctttCGATGATCTAAAAAAATCAGGCTTAAAAATCTACGCCGATCAAGGTGATATCGATGAGTTGCTAAACAAAATTAGACctgattttatgaaaaaatattcaaatttatttcaaggTGAAACgaatttctcaatttttaccagttttcgagatacTTTAAATACTAAAAATGCCTTTACTGTTATTCAACCAAAATGGAATTTCTatgaaaatcaacaaaatttctttggaCAACAATTATTTCGATGGTCAAAAGAGTTgactttattgaaaaatattctatcACCAATTTCtattaatgaaaattcaatttatagaaaaattttgaatttatatgtTTTGGAAACACAATCAAGTGGTTTGATGGAACAATGGCAGAAGAGGTCATTTTATGAATTAGTTGAACTTGGAAGGATTAAAAAGTTAGATGTTGAATATAAggcaaagtttaaacaaatgaaAGTTGAAGATTTAAAATGGATTTGGATAATGATTGGATTGGCGTTTGGTGTTGCTTTAATGTGTTTGGTGGGAGAAATTTGTATTGTTAgactgaaaaataaataa
- the LOC129918102 gene encoding uncharacterized protein LOC129918102 has product MNLSSTSSLVAFVAIVFAAKFLRADEVTYFNTKFLDFIENINKAERFDSVFLLKSSKESHFDDSNFIRDITTSLNIPLILATDISSFYLKQYFNENLLIIVQFDSSDLLFQRLLEDLQHLRFCKTIFVLKNSSRNTSDLKRIFNFCWKNGMINVVAVYQDFGISSMTYYSCRNFGGFKIEEFIWRKNVSVFPDQMGDLHGQTLSVRFGGPEPAVIMSENSNKDTKIGGYVGHILQTFAKRHNAKINTWNIYNWHTSYEILELALNGTIEIAGTHQVVADEALKWFSYPYLVIHWGMMVPVESNIPIYKVFAFVFHWEALVVTIIIFILLSVILKAAATFSRPHQNYFKVDFIFNIDCFRGILGQSITETPNASFTTKVIYLLIFLLGIIIVTSYDAFLQSFMTQPPREKMIKSFDDIQSSSLKIYTLKVDIEKWIAGFLDKENFLRND; this is encoded by the exons ATGAATTTAAGTTCAACAAGCAGTCTTGTTGCATTTGTAGCAATAGTATTTGCTGCTAAATTTTTGAGAGCAGACGAAGTAACTTATTTCAACACAAAGTTTTTGGATTTCATCGAAAATATTAACAAAGCGGAAAGATTTGATAGCGTTTTTCTCCTCAAATCATCCAAAGAATCTCATTTTGACGACAGTAACTTCATTCGTGATATTACAACTTCACTTAATATTCCGTTGATTTTGGCAACTGACATTTCTTCATTTTActtaaaacaatatttcaatgaaaatctcCTAATTATTGTTCAATTTGATTCTAGTGATTTACTTTTTCAGCGACTTTTAGAAGATCTTCAGCACCTTCGATTCTGTAAGacgatttttgttctaaaaaattcttcaaGAAATACTTCGGACTTAAAAAGAATCTTCAATTTCTGCTGGAAGAATGGAATGATTAATGTTGTAGCAGTTTATCAAGATTTCGGAATTTCTTCAATGACCTACTACAGTTGTAGAAATTTTGGAGGTtttaaaattgaagaatttatCTGGCGAAAAAATGTTAGTGTTTTTCCTGATCAAATGGGTGACCTTCATGGACAAACACTGTCAGTTAGGTTCGGTGGACCGGAGCCAGCAGTAATAATGTCAGAAAACTCTAATAAAGATACAAAGATTGGTGGTTATGTGGGACATATTCTCCAAACTTTTGCTAAGAGGCACAATGCCAAAATAAACACTTGGAATATATATAATTGGCATACGTCTTATGAAATTTTGGAACTAGCTTTAAATGGTACCATCGAGATAGCAGGTACACACCAAGTCGTTGCAGATGAGGCATTGAAATGGTTTTCGTATCCCTATTTAGTGATTCATTGGGGTATGATGGTGCCTGTGGAATCAAATATTCCTATTTATAAAGTGTTTGCCTTTGTTTTCCATTGGGAAGCCCTTGTTGTAACAatcattatatttattttgctaTCAGTAATTCTTAAAGCAGCTGCGACATTCTCAAGACCACATCAGAATTACTTCAAAGTCGATTTCATATTCAACATTGATTGTTTTCGTGGAATACTTGGTCAGTCAATAACTGAAACACCAAACGCTTCTTTCACTACAAAAGTTATCTATTTGCTGATATTTTTGCTTGGAATTATAATTGTTACCTCGTACGATGCCTTTCTTCAGTCCTTTATGACTCAACCTCCAAgagaaaaaatgataaaatcatTTGATGACATTCaatcatcgagtttaaaaatcTACACATTAAAAGTTGATATCGAAAAg TGGATTGCTGGATTTTTGGATAAAGAGAACTTTTTACGAAATGATTGA
- the LOC129918103 gene encoding uncharacterized protein LOC129918103, whose amino-acid sequence MNFPTTSCVLLAVFSAEFLTTQAEFYSKFLDFIENIKNLEKFDSILFLKSSEETYFDEKLIEEVGIPVILATENSSFYLKQNFNENLLTIIQFDEESAAAEELLQRLSEILQHLRFCKTIFMLKSFLRNDVVLKRLFNFCWQNRMINVVAVFQNFGTSSIFYSYSNFGMFKIEEFTWSKEDSVDVFPDRMRDLHRITLPILFGGSEPGVILSGNVNSSKIAGGLIWHFFHAFAKRHNAKLNRSSVSTTLSSNQMHRLVFNETIEIAGASMIVVQYPIEWYSYPYQMYDVSVILPLEPSIPIYKVFAYVFHGEAFGLLLVVLISLSISLATAAKFTGSSRKLRDFLFNIDPFRGMLGQSITEEPTARLSLKILYSLIFMLGIIMVTSYDAFLQSFMTEPPKEKFIETFEDLQHSGLKILAYKADLDTLMYKIRPDFMKIYSNLFQVETDFEILTKTRDSLNTKYAFTSSTAKWNVYDNQQKFFGQQLFRWSETMLLLEKKLSSISMNENSIYMKTLNNHILATQASGLLDFWTKRGFFELMQVGKIEKLAIKSKSTSEPLKVGDLRWIFTALGFALVFDSFCFIGEIFIFKWKRSTVVI is encoded by the coding sequence ATGAATTTTCCTACAACAAGTTGTGTTTTACTGGCAGTGTTTTCTGCTGAATTTCTTACAACACAAGCTGAATTCTActcaaaatttttggatttcatcgaaaatatcaaaaatttggaGAAATTTGATAGTATTCTTTTTCTGAAATCATCTGAGGAAActtattttgatgaaaagttGATAGAAGAAGTTGGTATTCCAGTAATTCTTGCAActgaaaattcttcattttacttgaaacaaaatttcaatgaaaatcttCTAACAATAATTCAATTTGATGAAGAGAGTGCTGCTGCGGAAGAACTTCTTCAACGACTTTCAGAAATTCTTCAACATCTTCGATTTTGTAAGACAATTTTCATGCTAAAgagttttttaagaaatgatgtgGTACTCAAGAGACTATTCAATTTCTGCTGGCAGAATAGAATGATCAATGTtgtagcagtttttcaaaatttcggaACTTCTTCGATTTTTTATAGCTACAGTAATTTCGGAATGTTCAAAATTGAAGAATTCACTTGGAGCAAGGAAGATTCTGTTGATGTTTTTCCAGATCGAATGCGAGATCTTCATAGAATAACATTACCAATTCTTTTCGGAGGATCAGAACCAGGAGTGATACTTTCAGGAAACGTTAATAGTAGTAAAATAGCTGGTGGTTTGATTTGGCATTTCTTCCACGCTTTTGCTAAGAGACATAATGCCAAATTGAACAGGTCAAGTGTTAGCACTACCTTATCCTCAAATCAAATGCATCGTCTTGTGTTTAATGAAACAATCGAAATAGCAGGTGCTAGTATGATAGTGGTGCAGTATCCAATTGAATGGTATTCTTATCCTTACCAAATGTACGATGTAAGTGTTATTCTACCTTTGGAGCCAAGCATTCCAATTTATAAGGTCTTTGCATATGTATTTCATGGGGAAGCATTTGGTTTACTTTTAGTGGTACTCATATCGCTATCTATTTCACTTGCAACAGCTGCTAAATTCACAGGATCAAGTCGAAAATTACGTGATTTTTTGTTCAACATCGATCCATTTCGTGGAATGTTAGGACAGTCAATAACTGAAGAACCAACAGCTCGTTTGAGTCTCAAAATCTTATACTCTCTGATATTTATGCTTGGAATCATAATGGTAACTTCATACGATGCATTTCTTCAGTCTTTCATGACCGAACCACCAAAGGAGAAATTCATAGAAACCTTTGAGGATCTTCAACATTCTGGTTTAAAAATTCTCGCCTACAAAGCTGATTTGGACACTTTAATGTACAAAATTCGACCAGATTTTATGAAAATCTATTcgaatttatttcaagtcgaaaCTGATTTTGAAATTCTTACAAAAACTCGAGATTCTCTAAATACTAAATATGCATTTACATCAAGTACAGCTAAATGGAATGTTTATGataatcaacaaaaattttttggtcaACAATTGTTTCGTTGGTCTGAAACAATGTTGTTATTGGAAAAAAAGCTATCATCAATTTCGatgaatgaaaattcaatttatatgaAAACTTTGAATAATCATATTTTGGCAACACAAGCTAGTGGATTATTGGATTTTTGGACAaagaggggattttttgaattGATGCAAGTTGGAAAGATTGAAAAGTTAGCTATAAAATCGAAGTCGACCTCTGAACCATTGAAAGTGGGAGATCTTAGATGGATTTTTACAGCTTTGGGATTTGCATTAGTGTttgatagtttttgttttattggagaaatttttatttttaaatggaaacgaAGTACTGTggttatttaa